One Cellulomonas sp. NS3 genomic region harbors:
- a CDS encoding RNA polymerase sigma factor encodes MAGSVRVSTPDADAGWQAALLAQAKAGDDAAFEALVRLHQDRAFAVALRMTGNPLDAQDVVQDALLQAWRSLGGFRGEAGFGTWLVRIVINRCHNLRRGARPTTPLLDRDPVSGVPGPDTVVQAEHRRLATAAALQALPFDLRAALVLYTFGSSTHAEVGRILGISETAAKVRVHRARRALTDRLQEWR; translated from the coding sequence GTGGCCGGGAGCGTCCGCGTGAGCACGCCCGACGCCGACGCGGGGTGGCAGGCCGCCCTCCTCGCGCAGGCCAAGGCCGGGGACGACGCCGCGTTCGAGGCCCTGGTCCGCCTGCACCAGGACCGCGCCTTCGCCGTCGCGCTGCGCATGACCGGCAACCCCCTGGACGCCCAGGACGTCGTGCAGGACGCCCTGCTGCAGGCGTGGCGCTCCCTCGGCGGCTTCCGCGGCGAGGCGGGGTTCGGGACCTGGCTCGTCCGGATCGTGATCAACCGGTGCCACAACCTCCGCCGCGGCGCGAGACCCACGACCCCGCTGCTCGACCGCGACCCTGTCAGCGGCGTGCCCGGCCCCGATACGGTGGTGCAGGCCGAGCACCGGCGACTGGCCACGGCGGCGGCGCTGCAGGCCCTGCCGTTCGACCTGCGTGCCGCGCTCGTGCTGTACACGTTCGGGTCATCGACCCACGCCGAGGTCGGGCGCATCCTCGGGATCAGCGAGACGGCCGCGAAGGTCCGCGTCCACCGCGCACGACGCGCGCTGACCGACCGCCTGCAGGAGTGGAGGTGA
- the amaP gene encoding alkaline shock response membrane anchor protein AmaP, giving the protein MSTGVDRINRGVLALLGVLFLAAGAAGLALSLGAFGTGLVDTPVVPDTVRAFAAETPWFWWAAAAVCLLVALLAVRWLLVQLRTSTVSRLDLTTDPRDGITTLHTSALTSAVEDAATAIRGVHGANARLHDQHGDRLHLAVDLTEHADIADVRAELETRLVPDLRRAAGADLPVDIDLHPGRARSATRALR; this is encoded by the coding sequence ATGAGCACCGGCGTCGACCGCATCAACCGGGGGGTTCTCGCCCTGCTCGGGGTCCTGTTCCTCGCCGCCGGAGCCGCCGGCCTGGCCCTGAGCCTGGGTGCGTTCGGCACCGGCCTCGTCGACACCCCGGTCGTGCCCGACACCGTTCGGGCGTTCGCGGCCGAGACCCCCTGGTTCTGGTGGGCCGCCGCCGCGGTCTGCCTCCTGGTCGCGCTGCTCGCGGTGCGGTGGCTGCTCGTGCAGCTGCGCACCAGCACCGTGAGCCGCCTGGACCTGACCACCGACCCCCGCGACGGCATCACCACGCTCCACACCAGCGCCCTGACGAGCGCCGTCGAGGACGCCGCCACCGCCATCCGTGGGGTCCACGGGGCGAACGCCCGTCTGCACGACCAGCACGGGGACCGCCTCCACCTCGCCGTCGACCTCACGGAGCACGCCGACATCGCCGACGTCCGCGCCGAGCTCGAGACCCGGCTCGTCCCGGACCTGCGCCGGGCCGCCGGCGCCGACCTGCCCGTCGACATCGACCTCCACCCCGGACGCGCACGCTCCGCCACCCGCGCGCTGCGGTGA
- a CDS encoding DUF6286 domain-containing protein: MTAVPVVLRVLSTILALALLVAGLVGAVEIVLALLDRPHWLIPHEDWSPWLTQQTWVTGAVRAGLAALAVLGLVLLVLALRRGRPGTLVLPPRPGQTPPGVRVRASRRGTEAWLTAAARRTSGVSAARVRLTRRRADVKVRTATRGQDDLPRDVATVIGDRLAQLGLDQVRPRVALTRKETR; the protein is encoded by the coding sequence GTGACCGCCGTGCCCGTCGTCCTGCGCGTCCTGTCCACGATCCTGGCCCTCGCCCTGCTGGTGGCCGGGCTGGTCGGAGCCGTCGAGATCGTCCTCGCGCTGCTCGACCGCCCGCACTGGCTGATACCCCACGAGGACTGGAGCCCCTGGCTCACGCAGCAGACGTGGGTCACCGGCGCCGTCCGCGCCGGCCTCGCCGCCCTCGCCGTCCTCGGCCTGGTCCTCCTCGTCCTGGCCCTGCGCCGAGGTCGGCCCGGCACGCTCGTCCTGCCCCCACGACCTGGCCAGACGCCCCCCGGCGTGCGGGTGCGGGCCTCCAGACGCGGCACCGAGGCCTGGCTGACCGCGGCGGCCCGCCGCACCAGCGGCGTCAGTGCCGCCCGCGTCCGGCTGACCCGCCGCCGGGCCGACGTCAAGGTACGGACCGCCACCCGGGGCCAGGACGACCTGCCGCGTGACGTCGCCACCGTCATCGGCGACCGCCTCGCCCAGCTCGGGCTCGACCAGGTCCGTCCCCGCGTCGCGCTGACCCGCAAGGAGACTCGATGA
- a CDS encoding DUF2273 domain-containing protein encodes MPPTTVGLFTGLLLGLAWVIGGFDAFVGTAVLGVVGFVVGKVVAGQIDLTPYLGGAGRGPR; translated from the coding sequence ATGCCCCCCACCACCGTGGGCCTGTTCACCGGACTGCTCCTGGGCCTCGCCTGGGTGATCGGCGGCTTCGACGCCTTCGTCGGCACCGCCGTCCTGGGCGTGGTCGGGTTCGTCGTCGGCAAGGTCGTCGCCGGGCAGATCGACCTCACCCCGTACCTCGGCGGCGCCGGCCGCGGTCCCCGATGA
- a CDS encoding glycoside hydrolase family 26 protein → MRRARALTALLAAGAVGVLGACTPQDRTPEVPVCTVRPAADLVPEEGVLFGVNLDWDAQSLADYTRDLGRRPAVVVSFTSVPLDDADVQNVTWAADQVRAEGGILLLTLEPDQGLAAVTPDVVDRLADLLASFNESGVPVIVRFAHEMNGSWYAWGQQPEAYVRAFRDVAAALDARAPGSAMMWAPNYAGGYPFLGGAFAAQPGTPETALLDTDGDGSVTTADDAYAPYYPGDDVVDWVGMSLYHWGSAPPWGETEMPEPGKFAAQLTGTYDGLAGDETSAPDFYQVYGVEHGKPVAIPETAALVVTDDALPWAQGLAVKQAWWHQVLAPELATRFPQLRMVNWFEWDKHETEIGAHVDWTAAGHPALRDAFVADLPDTLVFAPEPTPCVPVGATPAPES, encoded by the coding sequence ATGAGGCGCGCTCGGGCACTGACCGCCCTCCTCGCCGCCGGCGCCGTCGGCGTCCTGGGCGCGTGCACGCCGCAGGACCGCACCCCCGAGGTGCCCGTGTGCACCGTGCGCCCGGCCGCGGACCTCGTGCCGGAGGAGGGTGTGCTGTTCGGCGTCAACCTCGACTGGGACGCGCAGAGCCTCGCCGACTACACGCGCGACCTCGGTCGCCGGCCCGCGGTGGTCGTCTCCTTCACGTCCGTGCCGCTCGACGACGCCGACGTGCAGAACGTCACGTGGGCCGCCGACCAGGTGCGCGCGGAGGGCGGCATCCTCCTGCTGACGCTCGAGCCCGACCAGGGGCTGGCCGCCGTCACCCCGGACGTCGTGGACCGCCTCGCGGACCTCCTCGCGTCGTTCAACGAGTCCGGGGTCCCCGTGATCGTGCGGTTCGCGCACGAGATGAACGGCTCCTGGTACGCGTGGGGCCAGCAGCCCGAGGCGTACGTGCGCGCCTTCCGGGACGTCGCCGCCGCGCTCGACGCGCGTGCGCCGGGGTCGGCGATGATGTGGGCGCCCAACTACGCGGGCGGCTACCCGTTCCTCGGCGGGGCGTTCGCCGCCCAGCCCGGGACGCCCGAGACCGCGCTGCTCGACACGGACGGCGACGGCTCGGTGACGACCGCCGACGACGCCTACGCCCCGTACTACCCGGGCGACGACGTCGTGGACTGGGTCGGGATGTCCCTCTACCACTGGGGGTCCGCGCCGCCGTGGGGCGAGACGGAGATGCCGGAGCCCGGCAAGTTCGCCGCCCAGCTCACCGGGACCTACGACGGGCTCGCGGGCGACGAGACGTCCGCGCCGGACTTCTACCAGGTCTACGGCGTCGAGCACGGCAAGCCCGTGGCGATCCCCGAGACGGCCGCGCTGGTCGTGACGGACGACGCGCTGCCCTGGGCCCAGGGGCTCGCGGTCAAGCAGGCGTGGTGGCACCAGGTCCTCGCCCCCGAGCTCGCGACGCGGTTCCCGCAGCTCAGGATGGTGAACTGGTTCGAGTGGGACAAGCACGAGACGGAGATCGGCGCGCACGTCGACTGGACGGCCGCGGGCCACCCGGCGCTGCGCGACGCGTTCGTGGCCGACCTCCCCGACACGCTCGTCTTCGCGCCGGAGCCGACGCCGTGCGTCCCGGTGGGCGCGACACCCGCGCCGGAGTCCTGA
- a CDS encoding Asp23/Gls24 family envelope stress response protein: MTVTHAAASTPDLAEPEERGTLTVSDRVVERVAAYAVISIDAAAAGPRKMLGFTVGKADTDDEARVRADVRGTTATIEATLAVRWPESVRDVAEQARRAIRDEVHRITDVRVDHIDLDVVSLSVPTASRPRVR, encoded by the coding sequence ATGACGGTCACCCACGCGGCGGCCTCGACGCCGGACCTCGCCGAGCCCGAGGAGCGCGGCACGCTGACGGTCAGCGACCGGGTGGTCGAGCGGGTCGCCGCCTACGCCGTCATCTCGATCGACGCCGCGGCCGCCGGCCCCCGCAAGATGCTGGGGTTCACGGTGGGCAAGGCCGACACCGACGACGAGGCCCGCGTGCGCGCCGACGTCCGGGGCACCACCGCGACGATCGAGGCCACCCTCGCGGTGCGCTGGCCCGAGTCCGTGCGCGACGTCGCCGAGCAGGCCAGACGCGCCATCCGGGACGAGGTGCACCGCATCACCGACGTCCGGGTGGACCACATCGACCTCGACGTGGTGAGCCTGTCCGTGCCCACCGCCTCCCGACCCCGGGTCCGGTGA
- a CDS encoding Asp23/Gls24 family envelope stress response protein produces the protein MSTTDDPRLPCGARYDDLLTRVADRTPPPDHRHQATCPHCRAALADLEAAWEPLHELAAEDVRAPDSVLAAVMTHVRELARHTWYADIPTEQGHTRIGARVIGAVARLAAEELPGVALALGHGHVGAHSDRATTAGPASESATVVGVAGSHVVVDIHVAVELGTPIPTTAARLRAHVARSIAAHLGLTTVEVNITVADIHHTGATRRRQA, from the coding sequence GTGAGCACCACGGACGACCCCCGCCTGCCCTGCGGTGCCCGCTACGACGACCTGCTCACCCGGGTCGCCGACCGCACGCCGCCGCCCGACCACCGCCACCAGGCGACCTGCCCGCACTGCCGCGCCGCGCTCGCCGACCTCGAGGCCGCGTGGGAGCCGCTGCACGAGCTGGCCGCCGAGGACGTCCGCGCACCGGACTCGGTCCTGGCCGCGGTCATGACGCACGTCCGCGAGCTCGCGCGCCACACCTGGTACGCCGACATCCCGACCGAGCAGGGTCACACCCGCATCGGGGCCCGGGTCATCGGCGCGGTCGCACGTCTGGCAGCCGAGGAGCTCCCCGGCGTCGCGCTCGCCCTCGGCCACGGGCACGTCGGCGCGCACAGCGACCGGGCCACGACCGCCGGCCCCGCGAGCGAGTCCGCGACGGTCGTCGGTGTCGCCGGCTCCCACGTCGTCGTCGACATCCATGTCGCCGTCGAGCTCGGCACACCCATCCCGACCACCGCCGCGCGGCTCCGCGCCCACGTCGCCCGGAGCATCGCCGCGCACCTCGGCCTGACCACCGTCGAGGTCAACATCACCGTCGCGGACATCCACCACACCGGGGCGACGCGCCGCCGCCAGGCGTGA
- a CDS encoding Asp23/Gls24 family envelope stress response protein — MSTPTSASSMTTSRGGALAAPDSLQSPQGRTTIADGVVQKIAGLAAREVAGVHALGGGTARALGSLRERIPGASQSTGQGVAVEVGETQAAIDLDMVTEYGVSIAEVARAVRRNVIDTVEGMTGLQVTEVNVSVNDIHLPTDDAQDAPEPARVQ, encoded by the coding sequence ATGAGCACCCCCACCAGCGCATCGAGCATGACGACCAGCCGTGGTGGCGCACTCGCCGCACCGGACAGCCTGCAGTCGCCGCAGGGGCGCACGACGATCGCCGACGGCGTCGTGCAGAAGATCGCCGGGCTGGCGGCCCGCGAGGTCGCCGGCGTGCACGCGCTCGGCGGCGGGACCGCCCGCGCGCTGGGGTCGCTGCGCGAGCGCATCCCGGGCGCCTCGCAGTCGACCGGACAGGGCGTGGCCGTCGAGGTCGGGGAGACCCAGGCCGCGATCGACCTGGACATGGTCACCGAGTACGGCGTCTCGATCGCCGAGGTCGCCCGGGCGGTGCGCCGCAACGTCATCGACACCGTCGAGGGCATGACCGGGCTGCAGGTCACCGAGGTCAACGTTTCGGTCAACGACATCCACCTGCCCACCGACGACGCGCAGGACGCCCCGGAGCCGGCGCGAGTCCAGTGA
- a CDS encoding signal peptidase I, with product MTRATTTSRSRALTPPGWGWLVVATVARSYLVLLAALAAVAFVPGMLGWHTSVVQTGSMMPAINPGDVVLTTSLPDDRPVPVGAVVQFDSPAEAEPSGVAKIRLHRIVGANDDGTFVTAGDANAEFDSTPITRDQIIGQGRLLAPYIGLPSLWVTHRDVPALATWLAVTALAIALASRRTTTGGDDDTGAGAPPARGAHPAPPARRTALALVALAVAAGAAVEPPQPAAAAFTARTSMTSTWAAAIPAPLTVGRAAPYALIGSTAVMNSGPSTQVNITGSIATSPGTIVTGFPWGTSVDLANSAARNAKADATTLYAAAARRPTTATPAAVLTGTLRPGTHRRTGGLAVSGTLTLDAQGDPSAVFVLAADSITARAGSTVRLTGGASAANVYWVTPGTVNLLTGSTSAGTYLAQGNVTIERDTTLTGRAISLGGYVSLLRADITVPR from the coding sequence GTGACCAGGGCCACGACCACCAGCCGCAGCCGAGCGCTCACCCCGCCCGGCTGGGGCTGGCTGGTCGTGGCCACGGTCGCCCGCAGCTACCTCGTGCTGCTCGCCGCGCTCGCGGCGGTCGCCTTCGTCCCGGGCATGCTCGGGTGGCACACCTCCGTGGTGCAGACCGGCTCGATGATGCCGGCGATCAACCCGGGCGACGTCGTCCTGACGACGAGCCTGCCGGACGACCGGCCGGTGCCGGTCGGGGCGGTCGTGCAGTTCGACAGCCCGGCCGAGGCGGAGCCGAGCGGTGTCGCGAAGATCCGTCTCCACCGCATCGTCGGCGCGAACGACGACGGCACGTTCGTCACCGCCGGCGACGCGAACGCCGAGTTCGACAGCACCCCGATCACGCGGGACCAGATCATCGGCCAGGGCCGCCTGCTCGCCCCCTACATCGGGCTGCCGAGCCTGTGGGTCACGCACCGCGACGTCCCCGCCCTCGCGACCTGGCTCGCGGTGACGGCGCTCGCGATCGCCCTCGCCTCGCGCCGCACGACGACCGGTGGTGACGACGACACCGGCGCCGGCGCCCCGCCCGCGCGCGGTGCGCACCCCGCCCCGCCGGCCCGTCGCACGGCCCTCGCGCTCGTCGCCCTCGCGGTCGCCGCGGGCGCCGCCGTCGAGCCGCCCCAGCCCGCCGCCGCCGCGTTCACCGCCCGGACCTCGATGACCTCCACGTGGGCCGCCGCGATCCCCGCGCCGCTGACGGTCGGCCGGGCCGCGCCGTACGCGCTGATCGGGTCGACGGCCGTCATGAACAGCGGCCCGAGCACCCAGGTGAACATCACCGGCAGCATCGCGACCAGTCCCGGCACGATCGTCACCGGCTTCCCCTGGGGCACCAGCGTGGACCTCGCGAACAGCGCCGCGCGGAACGCCAAGGCCGACGCCACGACCCTCTACGCGGCGGCCGCCAGGCGGCCCACCACCGCGACCCCGGCCGCGGTCCTGACCGGCACGCTCCGGCCCGGCACGCACCGGCGGACCGGCGGCCTGGCCGTGAGCGGGACCCTCACCCTCGACGCCCAAGGAGACCCCAGCGCCGTGTTCGTCCTCGCCGCCGACAGCATCACCGCCCGCGCGGGCAGCACCGTCCGGCTGACCGGCGGCGCGTCCGCCGCGAACGTCTACTGGGTCACGCCCGGCACGGTGAACCTGCTCACGGGCAGCACGAGCGCCGGCACGTACCTCGCGCAGGGCAACGTGACGATCGAGCGCGACACGACGCTCACCGGTCGGGCGATCTCGCTCGGCGGGTACGTCTCGCTGCTGCGTGCCGACATCACGGTGCCGCGATGA